A stretch of the Elephas maximus indicus isolate mEleMax1 chromosome 3, mEleMax1 primary haplotype, whole genome shotgun sequence genome encodes the following:
- the SRRM1 gene encoding serine/arginine repetitive matrix protein 1 isoform X11, producing MDAGFFRGTSAEQDNRFSNKQKKLLKQLKFAECLEKKVDMSKVNLEVIKPWITKRVTEILGFEDDVVIEFIFNQLEVKNPDSKMMQINLTGFLNGKNAREFMGELWPLLLSAQENIAGIPSAFLELKKEEIKQRQIEQEKLASMKKQDEDKDKRDKEEKESSREKRERSRSPRRTKSRSPSPAPEKKEKTPELPEPSVKVKEPSVQEATSTSDILKVPKPEPVPEPKEPSPEKNSKKEKEKTRPRSRSRSKSRSRTRSRSPSHTRPRRRHRSRSRSYSPRRRPSPRRRPSPRRRTPPRRMPPPPRHRRSRSPVRRRRRSSASLSGSSSSSSSSRSRSPPKKPPKRTSSPPRKTRRLSPSASPPRRRHRPSPPATPPPKTRHSPTPQQSNRTRKSRVSVSPGRTSVTKHKVAEKRESPSPAPKPRKVELSESEEDKGGKMAAADSVQQRRQYRRQNQQSSSDSGSSSSSEDERPKRSHVKNGEVGRRRRHSPSRSASPSPRKRQKETSPRMQMGKRWQSPMTKSGRRRRSPSPPPTRRRRSPSPAPPPRRRRSPTPPPRRRTPSPPPRRRSPSPRRYSPPIQRRYSPSPPPKRRTASPPPPPKRRASPSPPPKRRVSHSPPPKQRSSPVTKRRSPSLSSKHRKGSSPSRSTREARSPQPNKRHSPSPRPRAPQTTSSPPPVRRGASSSPQRRQSPSPSTRPIRRVSRTPEPKKTKKAASPSPQSVRRVSSSRSVSGSPEPAAKKPQAPPSPVQSQSPSTNWSPAVPVKKAKSPTPSPSPARNSDQEGGGKKKKKKKDKKHKKDKKHKKHKKHKKEKAVAAAAAAAVTPATIAAPTTTSAQEEPEAEPEPKKETESEAEDNLDDLEKHLREKALRSMRKAQVSPQS from the exons ATGGACGCGGGATTCTTCCGC GGAACAAGTGCAGAACAGGATAATCGGTTCAGCAACAAGCAGAAGAAGCTACTGAAGCAGCTGAAATTTGCAGAATGCCTAGAAAAAAAG GTGGACATGAGCAAAGTAAATTTGGAGGTTATAAAGCCTTGGATAACAAAACGAGTAACAGAAATCCTTGGGTTTGAAGATGATGTTGTGATTGAGTTTATATTCAACCAGCTGGAAGTGAAG AATCCAGATTCCAAAATGATGCAAATCAACCTGACTGGGTTTTTGAATGGAAAAAATGCTAGAGAATTTATGGGAGAGCTGTGGCCCCTGCTGTTAAGTGCACAGGAAAACATCGCTGGAATCCCTTCTGCTTTcctagaactgaagaaagaagaaataaaacagagacaa ATTGAGCAAGAAAAATTGGCATCTATGAAAAAGCAAGATGAAGACAAAGATAAGAGAgataaggaagaaaaggaaagcagcAGAGAAAAAAGGGAGAGGTCTCGAAGCCCGAGAAG AACCAAGAGCCGGAGTCCTTCCCCTGCTccagaaaagaaggagaaaactcCAGAGCTCCCAGAACCTTCAGTGAAAGTAAAAGAACCTTCAGTACAAGAGGCCACTTCTACTAG TGACATTCTGAAAGTTCCCAAGCCTGAACCTGTACCAGAGCCTAAAGAACCTTCaccagaaaaaaattctaaaaaggaaaaggagaagactCGACCAAGATCTCGGTCTCGTTCCAAGTCAAGGTCCCGGACGCGTTCTCGCTCTCCTTCTCATACTCGACCTAGACGGCGTCATAGATCCCGATCAAG ATCATACTCACCTAGAAGGCGACCCAGCCCAAGAAGGCGACCGTCTCCTCGGAGGAGAACTCCACCAAGGCGAATGCCTCCTCCACCAAGACATAGAAGGAGTAGATCTCCAGTTAGACg AAGAAGGCGCTCATCAGCATCCTTGTCTGGGAGTAGCTCATCGTCCTCTTCGTCTCGTTCCCGGTCACCACCAAAGAAGCCACCCAAGAGGACATCCAGCCCCCCTCGAAAAACTCGTAGGTTATCTCCTTCAGCAAGTCCTCCAAGGCGACGGCACCGACCATCACCTCCAGCAACTCCACCGCCAAAAACTCGTCATTCCCCAACACCCCAGCAGTCAAACCGTACAAGAAAAAGTCGTGTTTCTGTCTCTCCAGGGAGAACTTCAG TGACAAAACATAAAGTTGCTGAGAAAAGAGAGTCCCCTTCACCAGCACCCAAGCCTAGAAAAGTAGAGTTATCTGAATCGg AAGAAGATAAAGGTGgcaaaatggcagcagcagattCTGTGCAGCAGAGACGCCAGTATAGACGACAAAACCAGCAGTCTTCATCTG ATTCTGGGTCTTCATCCTCTTCAGAAGATGAGCGGCCCAAGAGGTCCCATGTGAAGAATGGTGAGGTAGGCAGGCGGCGGAGACATTCGCCTTCCCGGAGTGCCTCTCCATCACCACGAAAGCGTCAGAAAGAGACTTCCCCTCG GATGCAGATGGGAAAGCGATGGCAATCGCCAATGACTAAAAG tggtagacGGAGGAGAAGTCCCTCCCCACCACCCACCAGAAGGCGACGTTCTCCTTCCCCTGCTCCTCCTCCACGACGACGTAGGTCTCCCACACCACCACCACGGCGAAG gactccttctcctcctcctcgtcGGCGCTCACCATCCCCAAGAAGATACTCTCCTCCAATACAGAGGAGatactccccttctccacctccaAAGAGAAGAACggcttctccccctccccctcctaaACGAAGGGCATCACCATCTCCACCGCCAAAGCGTAGGGTTTCCCATTCTCCACCTCCCAAACAAAGAAGCTCCCCAGTCACCAAGAGACGGTCACCTTCATTATCATCAAAACATAGGAAAGGGTCTTCCCCAAGCCGATCTACCCGGGAGGCCCGATCACCACAACCAAACAAACGGCATTCGCCCTCGCCACGGCCTCGAGCTCCTCAGACCACCTCAAGTCCTCCCCCTGTTCGAAGAGGAGCGTCGTCATCACCCCAAAGAAGGCAGTCCCCTTCTCCAAGTACTAGACCCATTAGGAGAGTCTCCAGGACTCCAGAacctaaaaagacaaaaaa GGCTGCCTCACCAAGCCCTCAGTCTGTAAGGAGGGTCTCATCCTCTCGATCTGTCTCAGGATCTCCTGAGCCAGCAGCTAAAAAACCCCAAGCACCCCCATCCCCTGTCCAGTCTCAGTCACCCTCTACAAACTGGTCACCAGCGGTACCGGTCAAAAAGGCTAAAAGCCCGACACCAAGCCCATCACCGGCAAGG AATTCGGACCAAGAAGgaggtgggaaaaaaaagaagaaaaagaaggataaGAAACACAAAAAGGATAAGAAGCACAAGAAGCACAAAAAACACAagaaggagaaagctgtggctgcagctgctgcagctgctgtaaCTCCTGCAACCATTGCCGCTCCCACAACCACATCAGCACAGGAAGAACCAGAGGCAGAGCCAGAACCTAAGAAG
- the SRRM1 gene encoding serine/arginine repetitive matrix protein 1 isoform X12, whose amino-acid sequence MSKVNLEVIKPWITKRVTEILGFEDDVVIEFIFNQLEVKNPDSKMMQINLTGFLNGKNAREFMGELWPLLLSAQENIAGIPSAFLELKKEEIKQRQIEQEKLASMKKQDEDKDKRDKEEKESSREKRERSRSPRRRKSRSPSPRRRSSPVRRERKRSHSRSPRHRTKSRSPSPAPEKKEKTPELPEPSVKVKEPSVQEATSTSDILKVPKPEPVPEPKEPSPEKNSKKEKEKTRPRSRSRSKSRSRTRSRSPSHTRPRRRHRSRSRSYSPRRRPSPRRRPSPRRRTPPRRMPPPPRHRRSRSPVRRRRRSSASLSGSSSSSSSSRSRSPPKKPPKRTSSPPRKTRRLSPSASPPRRRHRPSPPATPPPKTRHSPTPQQSNRTRKSRVSVSPGRTSGKVTKHKVAEKRESPSPAPKPRKVELSESEEDKGGKMAAADSVQQRRQYRRQNQQSSSDSGSSSSSEDERPKRSHVKNGEVGRRRRHSPSRSASPSPRKRQKETSPRMQMGKRWQSPMTKSGRRRRSPSPPPTRRRRSPSPAPPPRRRRSPTPPPRRRTPSPPPRRRSPSPRRYSPPIQRRYSPSPPPKRRTASPPPPPKRRASPSPPPKRRVSHSPPPKQRSSPVTKRRSPSLSSKHRKGSSPSRSTREARSPQPNKRHSPSPRPRAPQTTSSPPPVRRGASSSPQRRQSPSPSTRPIRRVSRTPEPKKTKKAASPSPQSVRRVSSSRSVSGSPEPAAKKPQAPPSPVQSQSPSTNWSPAVPVKKAKSPTPSPSPARNSDQEGGGKKKKKKKDKKHKKDKKHKKHKKHKKEKAVAAAAAAAVTPATIAAPTTTSAQEEPEAEPEPKKETESEAEDNLDDLEKHLREKALRSMRKAQVSPQS is encoded by the exons ATGAGCAAAGTAAATTTGGAGGTTATAAAGCCTTGGATAACAAAACGAGTAACAGAAATCCTTGGGTTTGAAGATGATGTTGTGATTGAGTTTATATTCAACCAGCTGGAAGTGAAG AATCCAGATTCCAAAATGATGCAAATCAACCTGACTGGGTTTTTGAATGGAAAAAATGCTAGAGAATTTATGGGAGAGCTGTGGCCCCTGCTGTTAAGTGCACAGGAAAACATCGCTGGAATCCCTTCTGCTTTcctagaactgaagaaagaagaaataaaacagagacaa ATTGAGCAAGAAAAATTGGCATCTATGAAAAAGCAAGATGAAGACAAAGATAAGAGAgataaggaagaaaaggaaagcagcAGAGAAAAAAGGGAGAGGTCTCGAAGCCCGAGAAG ACGCAAATCCAGATCTCCTTCCCCTAGAAGACGGTCTTCTCCTgtcaggagagagagaaagcgcAGTCATTCTCGATCTCCCCGTCACAGAACCAAGAGCCGGAGTCCTTCCCCTGCTccagaaaagaaggagaaaactcCAGAGCTCCCAGAACCTTCAGTGAAAGTAAAAGAACCTTCAGTACAAGAGGCCACTTCTACTAG TGACATTCTGAAAGTTCCCAAGCCTGAACCTGTACCAGAGCCTAAAGAACCTTCaccagaaaaaaattctaaaaaggaaaaggagaagactCGACCAAGATCTCGGTCTCGTTCCAAGTCAAGGTCCCGGACGCGTTCTCGCTCTCCTTCTCATACTCGACCTAGACGGCGTCATAGATCCCGATCAAG ATCATACTCACCTAGAAGGCGACCCAGCCCAAGAAGGCGACCGTCTCCTCGGAGGAGAACTCCACCAAGGCGAATGCCTCCTCCACCAAGACATAGAAGGAGTAGATCTCCAGTTAGACg AAGAAGGCGCTCATCAGCATCCTTGTCTGGGAGTAGCTCATCGTCCTCTTCGTCTCGTTCCCGGTCACCACCAAAGAAGCCACCCAAGAGGACATCCAGCCCCCCTCGAAAAACTCGTAGGTTATCTCCTTCAGCAAGTCCTCCAAGGCGACGGCACCGACCATCACCTCCAGCAACTCCACCGCCAAAAACTCGTCATTCCCCAACACCCCAGCAGTCAAACCGTACAAGAAAAAGTCGTGTTTCTGTCTCTCCAGGGAGAACTTCAGGTAAAG TGACAAAACATAAAGTTGCTGAGAAAAGAGAGTCCCCTTCACCAGCACCCAAGCCTAGAAAAGTAGAGTTATCTGAATCGg AAGAAGATAAAGGTGgcaaaatggcagcagcagattCTGTGCAGCAGAGACGCCAGTATAGACGACAAAACCAGCAGTCTTCATCTG ATTCTGGGTCTTCATCCTCTTCAGAAGATGAGCGGCCCAAGAGGTCCCATGTGAAGAATGGTGAGGTAGGCAGGCGGCGGAGACATTCGCCTTCCCGGAGTGCCTCTCCATCACCACGAAAGCGTCAGAAAGAGACTTCCCCTCG GATGCAGATGGGAAAGCGATGGCAATCGCCAATGACTAAAAG tggtagacGGAGGAGAAGTCCCTCCCCACCACCCACCAGAAGGCGACGTTCTCCTTCCCCTGCTCCTCCTCCACGACGACGTAGGTCTCCCACACCACCACCACGGCGAAG gactccttctcctcctcctcgtcGGCGCTCACCATCCCCAAGAAGATACTCTCCTCCAATACAGAGGAGatactccccttctccacctccaAAGAGAAGAACggcttctccccctccccctcctaaACGAAGGGCATCACCATCTCCACCGCCAAAGCGTAGGGTTTCCCATTCTCCACCTCCCAAACAAAGAAGCTCCCCAGTCACCAAGAGACGGTCACCTTCATTATCATCAAAACATAGGAAAGGGTCTTCCCCAAGCCGATCTACCCGGGAGGCCCGATCACCACAACCAAACAAACGGCATTCGCCCTCGCCACGGCCTCGAGCTCCTCAGACCACCTCAAGTCCTCCCCCTGTTCGAAGAGGAGCGTCGTCATCACCCCAAAGAAGGCAGTCCCCTTCTCCAAGTACTAGACCCATTAGGAGAGTCTCCAGGACTCCAGAacctaaaaagacaaaaaa GGCTGCCTCACCAAGCCCTCAGTCTGTAAGGAGGGTCTCATCCTCTCGATCTGTCTCAGGATCTCCTGAGCCAGCAGCTAAAAAACCCCAAGCACCCCCATCCCCTGTCCAGTCTCAGTCACCCTCTACAAACTGGTCACCAGCGGTACCGGTCAAAAAGGCTAAAAGCCCGACACCAAGCCCATCACCGGCAAGG AATTCGGACCAAGAAGgaggtgggaaaaaaaagaagaaaaagaaggataaGAAACACAAAAAGGATAAGAAGCACAAGAAGCACAAAAAACACAagaaggagaaagctgtggctgcagctgctgcagctgctgtaaCTCCTGCAACCATTGCCGCTCCCACAACCACATCAGCACAGGAAGAACCAGAGGCAGAGCCAGAACCTAAGAAG
- the SRRM1 gene encoding serine/arginine repetitive matrix protein 1 isoform X15: MSFRFFCFEVTCMSSCHVFLQNPDSKMMQINLTGFLNGKNAREFMGELWPLLLSAQENIAGIPSAFLELKKEEIKQRQIEQEKLASMKKQDEDKDKRDKEEKESSREKRERSRSPRRRKSRSPSPRRRSSPVRRERKRSHSRSPRHRTKSRSPSPAPEKKEKTPELPEPSVKVKEPSVQEATSTSDILKVPKPEPVPEPKEPSPEKNSKKEKEKTRPRSRSRSKSRSRTRSRSPSHTRPRRRHRSRSRSYSPRRRPSPRRRPSPRRRTPPRRMPPPPRHRRSRSPVRRRRRSSASLSGSSSSSSSSRSRSPPKKPPKRTSSPPRKTRRLSPSASPPRRRHRPSPPATPPPKTRHSPTPQQSNRTRKSRVSVSPGRTSGKVTKHKVAEKRESPSPAPKPRKVELSESEEDKGGKMAAADSVQQRRQYRRQNQQSSSDSGSSSSSEDERPKRSHVKNGEVGRRRRHSPSRSASPSPRKRQKETSPRMQMGKRWQSPMTKSGRRRRSPSPPPTRRRRSPSPAPPPRRRRSPTPPPRRRTPSPPPRRRSPSPRRYSPPIQRRYSPSPPPKRRTASPPPPPKRRASPSPPPKRRVSHSPPPKQRSSPVTKRRSPSLSSKHRKGSSPSRSTREARSPQPNKRHSPSPRPRAPQTTSSPPPVRRGASSSPQRRQSPSPSTRPIRRVSRTPEPKKTKKAASPSPQSVRRVSSSRSVSGSPEPAAKKPQAPPSPVQSQSPSTNWSPAVPVKKAKSPTPSPSPARNSDQEGGGKKKKKKKDKKHKKDKKHKKHKKHKKEKAVAAAAAAAVTPATIAAPTTTSAQEEPEAEPEPKKETESEAEDNLDDLEKHLREKALRSMRKAQVSPQS; encoded by the exons ATGagttttaggtttttttgtttcgaAGTAACCTGTATGTCTTCCTGTCATGTCTTTTTGCAGAATCCAGATTCCAAAATGATGCAAATCAACCTGACTGGGTTTTTGAATGGAAAAAATGCTAGAGAATTTATGGGAGAGCTGTGGCCCCTGCTGTTAAGTGCACAGGAAAACATCGCTGGAATCCCTTCTGCTTTcctagaactgaagaaagaagaaataaaacagagacaa ATTGAGCAAGAAAAATTGGCATCTATGAAAAAGCAAGATGAAGACAAAGATAAGAGAgataaggaagaaaaggaaagcagcAGAGAAAAAAGGGAGAGGTCTCGAAGCCCGAGAAG ACGCAAATCCAGATCTCCTTCCCCTAGAAGACGGTCTTCTCCTgtcaggagagagagaaagcgcAGTCATTCTCGATCTCCCCGTCACAGAACCAAGAGCCGGAGTCCTTCCCCTGCTccagaaaagaaggagaaaactcCAGAGCTCCCAGAACCTTCAGTGAAAGTAAAAGAACCTTCAGTACAAGAGGCCACTTCTACTAG TGACATTCTGAAAGTTCCCAAGCCTGAACCTGTACCAGAGCCTAAAGAACCTTCaccagaaaaaaattctaaaaaggaaaaggagaagactCGACCAAGATCTCGGTCTCGTTCCAAGTCAAGGTCCCGGACGCGTTCTCGCTCTCCTTCTCATACTCGACCTAGACGGCGTCATAGATCCCGATCAAG ATCATACTCACCTAGAAGGCGACCCAGCCCAAGAAGGCGACCGTCTCCTCGGAGGAGAACTCCACCAAGGCGAATGCCTCCTCCACCAAGACATAGAAGGAGTAGATCTCCAGTTAGACg AAGAAGGCGCTCATCAGCATCCTTGTCTGGGAGTAGCTCATCGTCCTCTTCGTCTCGTTCCCGGTCACCACCAAAGAAGCCACCCAAGAGGACATCCAGCCCCCCTCGAAAAACTCGTAGGTTATCTCCTTCAGCAAGTCCTCCAAGGCGACGGCACCGACCATCACCTCCAGCAACTCCACCGCCAAAAACTCGTCATTCCCCAACACCCCAGCAGTCAAACCGTACAAGAAAAAGTCGTGTTTCTGTCTCTCCAGGGAGAACTTCAGGTAAAG TGACAAAACATAAAGTTGCTGAGAAAAGAGAGTCCCCTTCACCAGCACCCAAGCCTAGAAAAGTAGAGTTATCTGAATCGg AAGAAGATAAAGGTGgcaaaatggcagcagcagattCTGTGCAGCAGAGACGCCAGTATAGACGACAAAACCAGCAGTCTTCATCTG ATTCTGGGTCTTCATCCTCTTCAGAAGATGAGCGGCCCAAGAGGTCCCATGTGAAGAATGGTGAGGTAGGCAGGCGGCGGAGACATTCGCCTTCCCGGAGTGCCTCTCCATCACCACGAAAGCGTCAGAAAGAGACTTCCCCTCG GATGCAGATGGGAAAGCGATGGCAATCGCCAATGACTAAAAG tggtagacGGAGGAGAAGTCCCTCCCCACCACCCACCAGAAGGCGACGTTCTCCTTCCCCTGCTCCTCCTCCACGACGACGTAGGTCTCCCACACCACCACCACGGCGAAG gactccttctcctcctcctcgtcGGCGCTCACCATCCCCAAGAAGATACTCTCCTCCAATACAGAGGAGatactccccttctccacctccaAAGAGAAGAACggcttctccccctccccctcctaaACGAAGGGCATCACCATCTCCACCGCCAAAGCGTAGGGTTTCCCATTCTCCACCTCCCAAACAAAGAAGCTCCCCAGTCACCAAGAGACGGTCACCTTCATTATCATCAAAACATAGGAAAGGGTCTTCCCCAAGCCGATCTACCCGGGAGGCCCGATCACCACAACCAAACAAACGGCATTCGCCCTCGCCACGGCCTCGAGCTCCTCAGACCACCTCAAGTCCTCCCCCTGTTCGAAGAGGAGCGTCGTCATCACCCCAAAGAAGGCAGTCCCCTTCTCCAAGTACTAGACCCATTAGGAGAGTCTCCAGGACTCCAGAacctaaaaagacaaaaaa GGCTGCCTCACCAAGCCCTCAGTCTGTAAGGAGGGTCTCATCCTCTCGATCTGTCTCAGGATCTCCTGAGCCAGCAGCTAAAAAACCCCAAGCACCCCCATCCCCTGTCCAGTCTCAGTCACCCTCTACAAACTGGTCACCAGCGGTACCGGTCAAAAAGGCTAAAAGCCCGACACCAAGCCCATCACCGGCAAGG AATTCGGACCAAGAAGgaggtgggaaaaaaaagaagaaaaagaaggataaGAAACACAAAAAGGATAAGAAGCACAAGAAGCACAAAAAACACAagaaggagaaagctgtggctgcagctgctgcagctgctgtaaCTCCTGCAACCATTGCCGCTCCCACAACCACATCAGCACAGGAAGAACCAGAGGCAGAGCCAGAACCTAAGAAG
- the SRRM1 gene encoding serine/arginine repetitive matrix protein 1 isoform X16 produces the protein MMQINLTGFLNGKNAREFMGELWPLLLSAQENIAGIPSAFLELKKEEIKQRQIEQEKLASMKKQDEDKDKRDKEEKESSREKRERSRSPRRRKSRSPSPRRRSSPVRRERKRSHSRSPRHRTKSRSPSPAPEKKEKTPELPEPSVKVKEPSVQEATSTSDILKVPKPEPVPEPKEPSPEKNSKKEKEKTRPRSRSRSKSRSRTRSRSPSHTRPRRRHRSRSRSYSPRRRPSPRRRPSPRRRTPPRRMPPPPRHRRSRSPVRRRRRSSASLSGSSSSSSSSRSRSPPKKPPKRTSSPPRKTRRLSPSASPPRRRHRPSPPATPPPKTRHSPTPQQSNRTRKSRVSVSPGRTSGKVTKHKVAEKRESPSPAPKPRKVELSESEEDKGGKMAAADSVQQRRQYRRQNQQSSSDSGSSSSSEDERPKRSHVKNGEVGRRRRHSPSRSASPSPRKRQKETSPRMQMGKRWQSPMTKSGRRRRSPSPPPTRRRRSPSPAPPPRRRRSPTPPPRRRTPSPPPRRRSPSPRRYSPPIQRRYSPSPPPKRRTASPPPPPKRRASPSPPPKRRVSHSPPPKQRSSPVTKRRSPSLSSKHRKGSSPSRSTREARSPQPNKRHSPSPRPRAPQTTSSPPPVRRGASSSPQRRQSPSPSTRPIRRVSRTPEPKKTKKAASPSPQSVRRVSSSRSVSGSPEPAAKKPQAPPSPVQSQSPSTNWSPAVPVKKAKSPTPSPSPARNSDQEGGGKKKKKKKDKKHKKDKKHKKHKKHKKEKAVAAAAAAAVTPATIAAPTTTSAQEEPEAEPEPKKETESEAEDNLDDLEKHLREKALRSMRKAQVSPQS, from the exons ATGATGCAAATCAACCTGACTGGGTTTTTGAATGGAAAAAATGCTAGAGAATTTATGGGAGAGCTGTGGCCCCTGCTGTTAAGTGCACAGGAAAACATCGCTGGAATCCCTTCTGCTTTcctagaactgaagaaagaagaaataaaacagagacaa ATTGAGCAAGAAAAATTGGCATCTATGAAAAAGCAAGATGAAGACAAAGATAAGAGAgataaggaagaaaaggaaagcagcAGAGAAAAAAGGGAGAGGTCTCGAAGCCCGAGAAG ACGCAAATCCAGATCTCCTTCCCCTAGAAGACGGTCTTCTCCTgtcaggagagagagaaagcgcAGTCATTCTCGATCTCCCCGTCACAGAACCAAGAGCCGGAGTCCTTCCCCTGCTccagaaaagaaggagaaaactcCAGAGCTCCCAGAACCTTCAGTGAAAGTAAAAGAACCTTCAGTACAAGAGGCCACTTCTACTAG TGACATTCTGAAAGTTCCCAAGCCTGAACCTGTACCAGAGCCTAAAGAACCTTCaccagaaaaaaattctaaaaaggaaaaggagaagactCGACCAAGATCTCGGTCTCGTTCCAAGTCAAGGTCCCGGACGCGTTCTCGCTCTCCTTCTCATACTCGACCTAGACGGCGTCATAGATCCCGATCAAG ATCATACTCACCTAGAAGGCGACCCAGCCCAAGAAGGCGACCGTCTCCTCGGAGGAGAACTCCACCAAGGCGAATGCCTCCTCCACCAAGACATAGAAGGAGTAGATCTCCAGTTAGACg AAGAAGGCGCTCATCAGCATCCTTGTCTGGGAGTAGCTCATCGTCCTCTTCGTCTCGTTCCCGGTCACCACCAAAGAAGCCACCCAAGAGGACATCCAGCCCCCCTCGAAAAACTCGTAGGTTATCTCCTTCAGCAAGTCCTCCAAGGCGACGGCACCGACCATCACCTCCAGCAACTCCACCGCCAAAAACTCGTCATTCCCCAACACCCCAGCAGTCAAACCGTACAAGAAAAAGTCGTGTTTCTGTCTCTCCAGGGAGAACTTCAGGTAAAG TGACAAAACATAAAGTTGCTGAGAAAAGAGAGTCCCCTTCACCAGCACCCAAGCCTAGAAAAGTAGAGTTATCTGAATCGg AAGAAGATAAAGGTGgcaaaatggcagcagcagattCTGTGCAGCAGAGACGCCAGTATAGACGACAAAACCAGCAGTCTTCATCTG ATTCTGGGTCTTCATCCTCTTCAGAAGATGAGCGGCCCAAGAGGTCCCATGTGAAGAATGGTGAGGTAGGCAGGCGGCGGAGACATTCGCCTTCCCGGAGTGCCTCTCCATCACCACGAAAGCGTCAGAAAGAGACTTCCCCTCG GATGCAGATGGGAAAGCGATGGCAATCGCCAATGACTAAAAG tggtagacGGAGGAGAAGTCCCTCCCCACCACCCACCAGAAGGCGACGTTCTCCTTCCCCTGCTCCTCCTCCACGACGACGTAGGTCTCCCACACCACCACCACGGCGAAG gactccttctcctcctcctcgtcGGCGCTCACCATCCCCAAGAAGATACTCTCCTCCAATACAGAGGAGatactccccttctccacctccaAAGAGAAGAACggcttctccccctccccctcctaaACGAAGGGCATCACCATCTCCACCGCCAAAGCGTAGGGTTTCCCATTCTCCACCTCCCAAACAAAGAAGCTCCCCAGTCACCAAGAGACGGTCACCTTCATTATCATCAAAACATAGGAAAGGGTCTTCCCCAAGCCGATCTACCCGGGAGGCCCGATCACCACAACCAAACAAACGGCATTCGCCCTCGCCACGGCCTCGAGCTCCTCAGACCACCTCAAGTCCTCCCCCTGTTCGAAGAGGAGCGTCGTCATCACCCCAAAGAAGGCAGTCCCCTTCTCCAAGTACTAGACCCATTAGGAGAGTCTCCAGGACTCCAGAacctaaaaagacaaaaaa GGCTGCCTCACCAAGCCCTCAGTCTGTAAGGAGGGTCTCATCCTCTCGATCTGTCTCAGGATCTCCTGAGCCAGCAGCTAAAAAACCCCAAGCACCCCCATCCCCTGTCCAGTCTCAGTCACCCTCTACAAACTGGTCACCAGCGGTACCGGTCAAAAAGGCTAAAAGCCCGACACCAAGCCCATCACCGGCAAGG AATTCGGACCAAGAAGgaggtgggaaaaaaaagaagaaaaagaaggataaGAAACACAAAAAGGATAAGAAGCACAAGAAGCACAAAAAACACAagaaggagaaagctgtggctgcagctgctgcagctgctgtaaCTCCTGCAACCATTGCCGCTCCCACAACCACATCAGCACAGGAAGAACCAGAGGCAGAGCCAGAACCTAAGAAG